TCCTTGTCGTTTTGGCTTGGATCATTTAAAACTGCTCCGTCCCAGATGGTGTTATAGTTTTCCGAATTATCGTCTGTATATTGAAGAGAAGCGCTGTTGTCACGGCTGCTGCTTCTGGCGGCATCACTGAAATTACCCATTTGCATATTGTCAGGCTTATAAAGAGTGCCGGAGATGTTTCCGTAGGTTCGCTCTATAAAAGCCTCTTCTACAGCTTCTACGGCAAGATAAAGCCCAAAATCCTCACCGTTTACGCTTATGTTTACGAAACTGCTTAAAGGGGCGGCAATGCCGATTTCATTCATCATGTGATAAGAAAGATAATCCTTTAAATAAGTACTGTCCTGTATAATATTATTAAGGGAAAGCTTATCAAGCCCATAATAAGACATATTGCCATCATAATGGTCAAATTCTATTTTAAAGCTGTACCTGTCGGAATCCATAGATGCCACGGAAGATAATGATGAATTTCCTTTTGTTCTGATTGCGACGTTTTTATAAGCTTCTCCGTCTATTACGATATTGCATTGAACATATTCTTTATCTCTGGGATTTTCAAGGATACTGTTCCAGTCCTTTTCATCTATGACAATATCCAGAGAATGCACTGATGTGTCATCAAAAAGCTTATTTACGTAGGGGGCGTCGTTTTGAGCCGCCTGAATGCCAAAATAAGAACCGTTCATGAAAAGAATCGTAATTACAAGAGCCAGTACGCAGGCGATGATGCTTATTTTGTCTATATATTTATTTCGAATCATGTTGCGCCTCCTAACTCATATAATCTCCGTTGTAGCCGACAAGTATTGCGTTTGATACGCCGTTAAGCTCAATAAGCCTGTGAATAAAAGATGTGTCGCTGTTTTTAAGCCTTACTTCTATTGTAAGCTCAACGCCGTTTTGAGAGACTCCTGTGCTTTTTACAATACTTTTTCCGACGTTTTCTTCGATGATTTTTCTTGCGGATTGTTCGCTTTCTTTGTCATGGCAGTTTACAATGACAATATAAGGCGCGTCGTTTACTTTTTTATTTACAAATATTACGAGAATTATACCTATAAATACGCTTCCGAATACAGCCAGGGGAATAAGCCCCGCCGCAAGAACGATTCCTACGGCTATGGACCAGAAAAGGAAAACGATATCAAGTGGATCTTTAATTGCCGTTCGGAAACGAACAATGGAAAGTGCGCCGACCATACCGAGAGAAAGAACAATATTGCTTGTTACTGCAAGAATTACTAAAGTAGTAATCATTGTAAGGGCAATTAATGAAACGCCGAAGCCTGAAGAATAAAGAATGCCTTTAAATGTTCTTTTATACACAAAAAATATGAAAAGCCCAAGGGCAAAGGATAGTATAATGGCAATGCTCATATCTATAATGGAAACGGCGGTTACGTTTTCAAGAAAGCTGGATTTAAAAATATCATTAAATGTCATAATAATTCCTCCTATATTAAATTACACAAAATCTGAAAATGCTTTACCCGTATATACGGCATGCGGCGTACTTTGAAAATGCCGAAGCATGGCGGTTATTTAACTGAATAAGCTTTAAAATATGGTCGGGTATAAATTCATCATATTTTGCTTCAAGAATTGCCGCAGGTTCTCCGGGGGTCACTAAAGGAATATCAAAGTCAAAAAGCTTATTTGAAAATATTCCCGTTTTAAGCTCCGTGTCAAAGGTGATGCGGATATTTCCCGGTTTATAAATATAAGCTTCCCGTTTATACTGCACTATGGTTCTGGGTCTTAAAAGCTCATTTTGCATTTTTACATAGAGTTCTTTTACAAGGGGCTTTTCTATAGTTTTTATTTTTGTAAAATTACATTGTATAATTGCTTCTGCCTCTTTAAAGCTGAGTTCTTCGCTCAGTTTATTATTCAGACTTTTTCTTTTGCTTTTTTTCTCAAGGCGGATATAGTTTTTATCGTGGTTATATAGACGCAGGCGGAATTTTTCCCGTATGTCAAGGCCGTCTATTTTTTCTCTTAAGGCCTTATCCGAGGGCGTGTCAAAATATAAGCTGCGTATAATATACATACCGTTTTCATCGCCGTGGGGGTCAATATCCATAATATATTTAAGCCTGTTTCTTAAAATATAGTAATCCGCCATATTGACCCTATGTTTAAGTTCGTGACGGTAAATCATTTTAATTCTCCTTTACATAAATTTTACTTTGGGGAAATAATAAACTATGGTCCTTAAATCAGGCTTAATAGGTATATGAAATAAACGTGAACAATGTTAAAATTTTATGAGATGCTTTTTCAGCTCCATTTAAGCTATATAAGATATTATAAAACAGACGGTATAAGCTTGTTTTATATTCATAAGGAAGCGGTGAATTATGAGAATATTAATCATTGAAGACGAAAAGCGTCTTGCCGATACATTGGCGGATATTATAATGCAGAATAATTATATTGCAGATGTGTCCTATAATGGAGAAGAAGGCTATGATAATGCCATGAGCGGCATATATGATGCAATTATTTTAGATGTTATGCTGCCTAAAATGAACGGATACGATGTTTTGAAAGGAATGAGGGAAAACGGAAACAATACTCCCGTCCTCATGCTTACGGCGAAATCAGAGCTTGAAGACAAAGTAAAAGGGTTGGACTTAGGCTCCGATTATTATCTTACAAAGCCCTTTGAGACTGCGGAATTTCTTGCATGCTTACGAGCCATTATAAGAAGAAAGACGGATATAAGGCCAGAGGTCCT
This is a stretch of genomic DNA from Anaeropeptidivorans aminofermentans. It encodes these proteins:
- a CDS encoding polyphosphate polymerase domain-containing protein, translating into MIYRHELKHRVNMADYYILRNRLKYIMDIDPHGDENGMYIIRSLYFDTPSDKALREKIDGLDIREKFRLRLYNHDKNYIRLEKKSKRKSLNNKLSEELSFKEAEAIIQCNFTKIKTIEKPLVKELYVKMQNELLRPRTIVQYKREAYIYKPGNIRITFDTELKTGIFSNKLFDFDIPLVTPGEPAAILEAKYDEFIPDHILKLIQLNNRHASAFSKYAACRIYG
- a CDS encoding DUF4956 domain-containing protein → MTFNDIFKSSFLENVTAVSIIDMSIAIILSFALGLFIFFVYKRTFKGILYSSGFGVSLIALTMITTLVILAVTSNIVLSLGMVGALSIVRFRTAIKDPLDIVFLFWSIAVGIVLAAGLIPLAVFGSVFIGIILVIFVNKKVNDAPYIVIVNCHDKESEQSARKIIEENVGKSIVKSTGVSQNGVELTIEVRLKNSDTSFIHRLIELNGVSNAILVGYNGDYMS
- a CDS encoding response regulator transcription factor; the protein is MRILIIEDEKRLADTLADIIMQNNYIADVSYNGEEGYDNAMSGIYDAIILDVMLPKMNGYDVLKGMRENGNNTPVLMLTAKSELEDKVKGLDLGSDYYLTKPFETAEFLACLRAIIRRKTDIRPEVLAFSDISLNPATAELSCNGRTVRLRAKELEILRLLMENPDNLIPKETLQLKAWGYDSEAEGNVVEVYMTFLRKKLLHVKSKVKISSVRFLGYRLEAGHD